The sequence ATGTACGAAtagaaaacaaatgaaataatattgatgCCAGTGCACGGTGCCGGGTAGGCACTTAACCGGAACGGAAAGGTGTGAATAGTCATTTATAGTCTATTCAAACCTTTCCAGTCCGGATTAGAGCCAGCACACTTACGTGCACGGACGCAAATATACTTCCACAAGTTTCAATGTGTGTATTCAACCTTGTCCGACACCGTTTCGTATTGGTACTGAGCCGGACCAGTGTGAATACCCGCCCTGGAGGCCCTTGGTAAAAGAGTTAATGGTTTATACCAaggtgaaatatttttttatacatacatgCCCGCATTGAAACGCGTGGAAGAGTATTAACGTCCGGAACTGTGCCAGCACTGAACGgaccggaaaggtttgaaaagaCCTTCAAAGTACTGTTACcatatatttttaaatatgaaaGTTATCGCATCCATTACTAACAATAGTTTGTTTTTAGAAGAGATCGTCCTTATGGACTAATTGAAAAAGACCGTTTATAAACACCATAGACCAAAATTTGGAACTTTTTTATAACCTACGTTGGGGGACCCAATTTTCcaataattttttgattttaacttctggttaaaatttgacataatttttttttatccagtAGTCAAGTTTAACTAAAACTACGGCCCAATTCAAAGTTATGGAAAgttatttcgatttattttgCACTGCATTGATTACAATACATACTGTGGCGAACCGAAGAAATTTGGCACTCGGGGTAAAATAAaagatttgccgcccccatcgttggttcaatgagcaaaaaaacaaaactgaactAAATCTCTGGAAAGATGACTTGGGCGAGTAAAAAAAAGGTCCGAAAGATTACTTTACCGCCCCCCTGAAATTGCTGCGGCCGGGGCAAATGCCCAAtctcacccccccccccccccccccctcttggTAATAATGCAGGGGAAACGTCTTAATGATGATCactgtatgaatattcgttccatattcgcgttaagtcattcgggggtatgttcaatgctaataacaactgcaaggaatgaatcttcgtgcgagcaacgaagcagcgtcggcttcgttcgcactcgaatatacggacaagtccgaataccagaacgattatcgaacaaaggcgaaggaaagcgaacgatgatcattggcgttcgttgcatttttgatattagAACAACATTGTTAAAGATACGCAAGCGGCAATGAGATACAATGATTGTTGAACGTCTTTACCGGGTGAGCGAAAGGAAAGAAAATGTGGTTTCTTTGTAAGGTGATTAAAATGAACTATTATATTGGAAAGACTTTAGTTCAGCTTCTGAGGtgtatttttcgcaaatttgcACTTCCGCAATGCTACACATTTACCTTTTTTCTTTTATGTTTTTCTTTTAAGTCCACCAGAGAAATGAAAATACGTCCATCACGTTCAACGTCCAGAAGGCAAGAAGgcctttgattcattttatttacatattttacaattttatttgtttgttggtATGAACACTGTCAAATGCTTTAAGAGTTCGTTCGCACATATTACACACTGAACCCTGATACTACAACTTCTTTCCCCTTCAAAATAAGTAGATAATACATTTTGAACAAAGAATTCGATTGTATAAATATAGTaacaataaattcgactgccaTATTTTGAAGGCATATTACATGCCAAATTTATCTCgaattataaacaaaaaaattaagcgATTGGTAGTGAATTCTACAAAATCTATATTCGTCAATAAACGACAAAGTGGTGCAACTCCAGTTGATTATGAACGACTGATCCGGATGTTTGTTATTCACTCGTTGTATCCATTGCCAAAAATTCACTATCAGCCGAGATACAGGCAGCATTGGCTGCGGATTTAAGCTTCGTCCTTTGCAAGTGTCATGATACATTTGTATCGTTTCGCCGTAGGCCTTTGCCCGTACACTTTTTTGAAAACACATTTCGTTGCGAACTGCTATCGGACACTTGTCATATCACACAGTTTCTAGTTACACAAACAATAAAGCTTGTTAGAATTAATCATCACAATTGTTGCATAAGAAATGTTGCTTAAATTACACAAACAAAATGGCGTTATTGCTTGAAAATAATATTGTGTAAATACTTCTCTAGGACTTTTCCCCTTCAGCGATGCAAATATAATTTATGAATAGTTTAGGGCATCACATGCTTACTTTTTAATCTACATTTATAGAAAATTTAATAACAGAACATTGATTCCATAATTGAAACTCCGTTTGTATTATTGTACACCGcgtggtaatttttttttaatcctcGTCGccatttttatgtttttcttttAAGTCCACCAGAGAAATGAAAATACGTCCATCACGTTCAACGTCCAGAAGGCAAGAAGgcctttgattcattttatttacatattttacaattttatttgtttgttggtATGAACACTGTCAAATGCTTTAAGAGTTCGTTCGCACATATTACACACTGAACCCTGATACTACATTTTCGAATTCGTCTTGCCTCAGGTAAAGCTAACATTAGACGAAACATTATTCTGGCTTGATGGACTTATTTTGGTAAATTTATGGTGATTAAAAGAAAATGAGATTACGTGAACAAAAACCCCCACCCCTCTCGTAGACAAACGTAGAGTTTCAttaccaccccccccccccctccttcccctttcttccacaagagagtCAACGTGGTTTATGATGGCCCCAAAGGTTCTGTACAGGGTGAAGAGTCGCTAGCTTGGCATTTTCAGCATTGGCCGCCGCTTTTTGGGACTATCGTTCATTGGCATGGACTAATATCGTAAGCGGGGGAGTGATTATTTGCCGGTCTTCAATTACATTTTGGTTCTTTTGGTAGTGACATGTGTCGTCGCCTATATGTTGGGAGGATTGTCTACAGTGGTAGTCGTAATTTTCTAGAGCTAGTGTCACTATCTTTAAACATTTCCGAAGTGATAAAGTATGGCAAGTTCAAGAAAGCACAAACTTTTGACATTAAATTCATACATCATGATTAATTCacaatcacccttattctgaataacgaagtattgatttttcgatagaatgtggttcgatcgaataataaagggtgattttttaagagcttgagaacttttttaaacaataaaacgcataaaatttgcaaaatctcatcggttctttattttaaacgttagattggtacatgacatttactttttgaagataatttcatttaaatgttgaccgcggctgcgtcttaggtggtccattcggaaaatccgcttttttatcgacaaattttgttcagcgatgaggctcatttctggttgaatggctacgtaaataagcaaaattgccgcatttggagtgaagagcaaccagaagccgttcaagaactgcccatgcatcccgaaaaatgcactgtttggtgtggtttgtacgctggtggaatcattggaccgtattttttcaaagatgctgttggacgcaacgttacagtgaatggcgatcgctatcgttcgatgctaacaaactttttgttgccaaaaatggaagaactgaacttggttgacatgtggtttcaacaagatggcgctacatgccacacagctcgcgattctatggccattttgagggaaaacttcggagaacaattcatctcaagaaatggaccggtaagttggccaccaagatcatgcgatttgacgcctttagactattttttgtggggctacgtcaagtctaaagtctacagaaataagccagtaactattccagctttggaagacaacatttccgaagaaattcgggctattccggccgaaatgctcgaaaaagttgcccaaaattggactttccgaatggaccacctaagacgcagccgcggtcaacatttaaatgaaattatcttcaaaaagtaaatgtcatgtaccaatctaacgtttaaaataaagaaccgatgagattttgcaaattttatgcgttttattgtttaaaaaagttctcaagctcttaaaaaatcaccctttagctacctttgattttgctagcgttatcaatacgtcgttattcagaataagggtgaatatCAGAAGACGAGAGTGATATTAATGTTCCAAGATATAGGAGAATCATATCAGAATAAAAACTTTATCATTGGGATACAAAACAACGATTTTCTTGTTACATATTTCGGTTATTTCATATGACCATAATCATCGCCATAAGTACGTACTGTACTTTATTGATGATGatcatatatttatttatcaaaATACGTAACTGTAAAAGGACATATGTGGTTAGCATCGTTTACTTGTAGTGGCTTAAACAGTGATAGTGTTTCTAAAggatagtgaaaaaaaaacacaaaaaatctgGATTACTTTTGAAGTGAGTCTTCGCTACCTACCTTTACTGTCATATCCAATTGAAACCTGTAAAAAAGGCATACATTGCAATGTCGCAGGCATCATCTGTTTTCGGTTGATCATACATCATTTACCGAATGGCGGTTGTATCATTCGCTGAAAGTGGGTTTTCATGCATGTGATAGATAAAGAGTAATGTAATGAACGAAATAGTCGGTGCATATTTATGCAAATATTTGAACATTCGCTTCTTGGGATAATCTCTCTGGTTTATCTGTACATATTACAATAATTCTTAAAAAACTAAGTTGGCTATAAAGGTAGTACTAATTACTATTGTTTTGGTGTTGCCTCAAACAACTAACTGTGGCATTCAGTGACCCTGGGCATATTAATACGGTCTGGTCTTAGTTGTAACCGAAGCAAGTTAAAGCTGATAAAACTCAAATTAATTTGCGCATCCTGACACAAATCCAATATCGCCTATATAGATACACGCTCCCTATGTAACAGCAATGAGTAAATTTCATTCCCGGCTATAAAAACATCCCATTCATACCGTACAACCATAACGCCTATGAAATATttacatattttgaaaaaaaagcatGATACATAGAGTCGGAAACAGAAGTATTCAGATACCTCATATTTGAAAGATTTATAGGTGATACCTAGAACAGTGTGATCTAGGCAACTTATTGACATTTACCACCTAATGTATCTTTCGAAAAATGTATCTTTCAAAAATTCTGCTATTACCGATCgatgtttgtttacttttttttatccatGTTCCGTCGTGAATTATTATTGTTCCGGCGATTCTGATTGTTTCCACCACCTCCTCCTGAATTATTCCATCTTTCATTATTTCTAAAGTTACCCATTCTATTGTTGTTCCTCATGGAGTTGTTGCGCATGTTATTAAAATTGCCCATATTTCGTTCATAGTTAGGAGTGAATCCACCACCTAAACCATCGTCGAAATCATCGATCCATTCTTCTAACAGAGGTGGGgggttattgtttttattgactTGTCCCATAGCTAAAAATTGCTCAAAAGGCATATTTGGCGCTACACCAAGCAAACCAGGTCGGACTTCGGGGGGGCAGTTAAACCGGGGAAGATCGAAAAGTGATGGTGGCTTCGTTAGAGGAGGTGGGATACCAACTGGAGCAATTATTCCCATCGCAGGAAGTCCTAGGTTCGGTGGAGGAACAGACATCAATGGCGGGGGTTGCGGAGGGACCAGAGGTACATCACAAAACGCCACAGAGTCATCAACATATACGTTCAGATTGGTTAAAATAAACTGCAGCATTTGATTACCAGCTAAAAGTTGCATGAAATCTGCCAACAGATCAGGAGATTTATCTGAGTTGTGGAATTTCTTCATCTCTGTTGTAAGAATCGCGAGCTGTTGATTGACCATAATTTTGTGTTTAGAACTAAGATCCGTGTACCAGGAAGATCGTTGAAGAATAGTTTGTACGTCCAACTGAGCAGGGTTTCCAGGCTTTGTACTAGCGCTGTTCCGTTCATTTGCTTGAAGTTTGTTTTCCTGATTCCGTTTCGTTCGAGGGTCTAAGCGAGGCGCTACAGGGCCATTTGCTGCTACAGGAGACATCTGCGGCAAAGCAGAAGGCGGAGATCGCATTCCAGGAATTAATGAGTCAACTCTGGGGCTATTTTTCTCATTGATATCATCGTTTGGAATACCGAATATCCGTCGCAGTCTGGGATCTTTGGTTCTCTCTGGGCGGGGCGTATTACGGCGTATATCTTTATAGTTAGGTTTAGGTATATCTACCTCGTTAATCTGTAAAAAATACATACATCTTAATAATTCATATAGTTCAGTGAGTATGGCAGGGAACTTCAACGTTTGGGGCAGTTTAATATATCAATGTTCAAAGTTTGTCGTGAAATTAATGTTGATGGTTGAAGAAATTGTACATACCTTGTAGACGATCGGCGGATGCGAAGTGATCGATCCGTCAATCTCCGTTGCCGGGATGTAGTTGGTCATAATAGGTTTAAATGGTAACCGTAAATCTACATCATTAAGAAGACTTCCTTCTTCGCCAATCTTAGCATCTAAATTTAGAAAGCCTAACCTCATGTCCTTGTCCCGATCTGTGTACATTGAAGACTTTGATTCGGGGTCACTGTCATCACTATTTTCGCTGTTACACGGATCGTCATAGATTGATGGTCGCGACTGTTTTACGGAATGAGAAGTCTTAGCAGTAATAGTAGCTGCTGTATTACTAGAGTTCGGTGACCATCCCATCGTTTGCGTATTGTGTGATGGAGACACTTGCTGTTTGTAAGTTGATGGAGATTTTCCTCCAGAGTTTTCGGGTGTATTAATGCTTGCACTGTACATTGATTTTCGGCTAAGAATATCGTGCCTGTTCAGTTTCTTCGTTGACTCCACATTGCTTTCAAACCGTGTCTGTTGTACAGGGTCGGCAAATGTTTCCGGTTCATCTTCAGTCGATTTGTACATTCCAAAGGGTTTGGAGTAATCGATCTTTTGAGTTACGGAGCGATTAatcaatttttcatcaaaaattgcTGGTTTTGGTTGAAGCGGTTCATCATCACTGTCCCAGTTTCCGCTGCTGTTTTTGGCTTTTTCCTCCTGTTCATCATCTTCAATGCTGATTTTGAGATTGTTctcctcatcatcatcatcgtcgtcgtcatGTGCAATCAGTAGATTGTCTGTATTCTCAGTATTATCCATGTCATCGTCATCGTTTAGATTTGAATCTTTGAGGTACTGTGAATAATCCACGGTGGGTGTTTTGATAAGACTGGCCAGGGAAGTGGAAACCAAATCTAAGTTCTCTTCTGTTGCATGGGGGTTATTTGCAGCATTTGCGTCTTGTGCTGCTGAACTGACAATTGGGAGGAATCTCATATCAATGTCCTTTCCACCAAGCGTGTGTATTTCCGAGGAATCTTTTTGCAGAGAAGTATGTGATGGTGTTATACGCATATCAAGATCATTATTGCTGTTAGTAAGAGACGAAGTCGATGATTCAGGAAATTCTGTATCATTCGACTTGGTCCCTTGTTTTGCAATATTGTCTCTTAACTTTTTCATATTAAGAGAATTCAGTTGCAGTTCATGTATTTGACCAATACTCAATCCAAGTTCATTCAACTGAGCTACTGTGAGTTGATTTATCTGGTCTAGATTATGGATAcccattttttctaaattttctatTTGTTCTGCCGATATTACTCCAGATAGATGTTTTAGGCTCAGGAAATCCTCATGTGAGCTTCCAGTGTCTTTTTTGCCTCCCTCTGAAATATCGGCAGCATTTTTCTCGCACCATCTAGAACGGCGATTTTTAGTGCTATTCCGATCACTTGTTCCTATCATATCCAGTAACGAGGGAATTTTACCACTAGCTGCATCATCAGTTGTATTCACATTTTCGGAATTTCCGAATTTCTCTACTAATTTTCGATGCGTTGCATTGACCATGGTGCTTGCACTCTCCCGACTTATTCGAGGAAAATCGCCAAGTATTTCCTGTGGTGCCGTTTCTAAATGTTTCAGTAAAATTATCCGTAACTCATCCGATAATGGTTCACCGTGACTGAAAAGACATTTCTCTTTGTCCTTGCATTTCAGTCCCAGGTAATAGTATTTGCAGGGAAAATCGGaatgcatgtacaaacatttttCCCGCTTGGCGCAGCAATCCATAAggtaaaacttgcacaattccaTTTTTCGAGGACCACTGTGGCGACTATGCTGCTTTTCATCCtaagaaaataaattataaagttATTTGCATGGTTTGCTGAAAGTTGATTCACAATTTACATCGGAATCATCACGTTTGCGTTttcgattatcccgattccctCTGTTCCTAGGACGATTTTTGCGTTTACGACGGCTGTACTCACGGTCGCGCTCTCGATCACGGTCTCGTCGTTCTCGACCTCGCTCCCGTTCGCGTTCACGAGAATCGTCTGAGCTGTAGCTATCTGCAGAATCACTTCGATCGGCATGCTGAACCGGCCGTGGACTACCACCTCGTATGTTCATCATTTCGTATTCAAGATCAATTTCAGCCATTTCTTCCGTCTTTTCTGGAACTGTTTTTTTCTACCGAGAAAATTTGTATTGTAATGTATGAGTGATATGTCATATCTAACCTACCCTCTGTTTGTCTCGTTTCTTTCGTTTTGCAGGCGTTTCTCCTTCGTTTTCTTCGTGACGATTGCTAATTGATGGCATCGGAGGTTGAACGCCGTCTTTTTTTAATGCGCTTGCGATGGCATTTTCCACACTGGTAGCCCAGTCATCTACAGATACCAACAATAATCCATTAGCTGTAAAAATATTGATAaccaatttctttatttcaaccTACCAACTACCGGCGCTGGTTTGCTTCGTTTTAGATTTTTAGGGGCAGCCACATCATCGGTATGTCGCGCTTTAGAATCGAgtatttttttgacattttcagacttATCACTAGGTTCATGAAGCTTTTCGTCTTCATCCCATTCTTCCAAGGGTTGAGCTGAAACATTCACTGCAGGAATGATATTCGATTCATTCTCTGGCAGAACTTGGACTTCATCTTCGTCATCATCTTCGATCTCTCCGTCTTCCAAGTCTTCGTGTTCACTCATTTTTATGATTTATATACGTATAGCAAAATGCTTGATTTCACGTTTTGCTTAGGCTAGTTTTAGCTAATAGGTGAAGAAATTAATCATTACAACATATTCATCAACTAATTTGCCATGTTGTCTAAACACTTTGAAAAATGGTCTTTTGATACTGTGTATGCTACTTTGCCTGTAAAACTACTCAAGCGAGATCTGTAGTCTCTGTCGCATACCTTCATTCAAATGATGCGATGATATTAGGTATGTACTATGAAACATTATTACTACACAATGCGTCCAATCAACTAAAATCACGCAggggccatgtgccacagaccGATATATAGATGGACACCAATGCGAAACTCTGAAGATCGAATGGTGCAGGGATATTTTGACGAGCATCTTAACGGCGATGTAGTGGAAAACAGTGCGGAAGAAGACAGATTGTCGGCTCCAAATATCCTAGAAGTTGGAAGGAGCAAGGCCGCTAGCGTTGATCAACTACCAAGCTACTAAGATACAGAAAATGATGCGCTGTACTATATCATTACCAATATCTACGAGCCTGAGATTTTATGGAAGGAGTATATAGAAGGAATCGTGCGCGCTAAGTACAAAAATGGTGACAAGCTAGATGGCTGCAACTACCGCGCAATCACTCTGTTTATCGCCGCATACAGAGTACACACTGAAATTCTACGTCGTCGACAATCACTGATTGCAAGTGACTTCGTTCGGCAACATAATACAGAAATCATTGGTGAACGTACTACCATGGAACAGATGTTTCAAAAGACCCGTGAATACAATGTGCCGTACACCACATGTTCCTCAATTTCAAATCAGTCTGCAAGACCAATCGATGGTACGACACAAGATGATGAACTTTCGTGTTTGTGTgccaacattgctttggagggtgtttTTTAAGAAGAGTTAGAATAGACACAAGCAACACGATTTTCAGGAAGTTCACCTACTTGATCTCCctgatgatattgacattatagtcacgaaactttgagaagatgtgcATCAATGTATTAAAGACAGAGTATATGTAAAAAAGAGGCCGGAAGTAATGTCAGCCGCCCAGTACAAGGTCAGATTGACGGTGATgatatcgaaatggtcgacgagttcgtataCATGGGcttactggtgactgccgataataacATCAGCAGAGAAAAGCAAAGACGATTCTAGTCCGGAAAAGGTGTTCATGACAAAATGACGAACCATGTGAGGCGGGATacgagaaggcgaatgaatcaTGAACCGTATCCGTTGCTGAGAGGACCAAGGTCAAGGTCGAGCGGCTACGATTGGCCAAGTATGTTGCTAAAATGTCTAAATCAGAATTATTAATGCTATTTTTAATGATTCTAAGTaatgatattccaaatttgtatgGATAACTCATCATTACTGCCCTTACACTTTAATGAAAAATGACATATACAGTAGTCCAAATCATATCAAAATAAGCGTTTTtgccttttttttcaatttgtgctTCAGGGGATGATTCTGGAGCTTCCATGTattcagaagaatttctgtttggAATATACCGTTTCTTTTGGTATAAACGaagttgtcattaatccacaagtaagttaaaaaaattaggTTGCATGCAATACGAGATAGAGATTGCATGTTTTTGGACAAATTAATTATAAAATACTACATTGATACTTGAATATCAATATTTGGCAATATgtggaaccaattttaacaaagttgaaaaatatgatcaaaacactattataaaaataaacttttctaaaGACATGAGTTGTCTATCTCATATTGTAGGCAACctaatttttttaactcactcGTAGGTTAATTAATGATAATTTTGTTTAAACCAAAAGAAGCAGACCAAACAGAACTTCTTCTGAAAACATGAAAGCCATAAAATCATCCCAtgaagcacaaataaaaaacGTTTTGATATGATTGGGGCTACTGTGCAATGATTCGTTCAGTACAAGAGAAGGTGCACAACGTCAAGATAGATCGATCGAGACGAGCATTCGGACTGCGGACTCTTCGGTGCCGTTGAGGCTGGTGGCGAACTTGCATGAATAAAGACGCCTTCTATATACGGCACAGATCCACGTTGCCTGCGATTGAGGAGTAAGTTTATTCGATTGTACTCATCAAATATAGCAAACTTGAAATGCTTGATGTATATTGCAGTGAGGTTGAAGAAGTTTGTTTGTTGTAACTGACGTAACATAAAGGAGTCCTAAACCATAACTAATCACAAATTATGGCAGTTGATTCCTAAAAATCTAATGCACTGCCTTCAATTTTCACCGAAACAAGATTGAACGGTTTCGAGTCGCTTTTGTTACTC comes from Malaya genurostris strain Urasoe2022 chromosome 3, Malgen_1.1, whole genome shotgun sequence and encodes:
- the LOC131435628 gene encoding protein suppressor of sable-like, with the translated sequence MSEHEDLEDGEIEDDDEDEVQVLPENESNIIPAVNVSAQPLEEWDEDEKLHEPSDKSENVKKILDSKARHTDDVAAPKNLKRSKPAPVVDDWATSVENAIASALKKDGVQPPMPSISNRHEENEGETPAKRKKRDKQRKKTVPEKTEEMAEIDLEYEMMNIRGGSPRPVQHADRSDSADSYSSDDSRERERERGRERRDRDRERDREYSRRKRKNRPRNRGNRDNRKRKRDDSDDEKQHSRHSGPRKMELCKFYLMDCCAKREKCLYMHSDFPCKYYYLGLKCKDKEKCLFSHGEPLSDELRIILLKHLETAPQEILGDFPRISRESASTMVNATHRKLVEKFGNSENVNTTDDAASGKIPSLLDMIGTSDRNSTKNRRSRWCEKNAADISEGGKKDTGSSHEDFLSLKHLSGVISAEQIENLEKMGIHNLDQINQLTVAQLNELGLSIGQIHELQLNSLNMKKLRDNIAKQGTKSNDTEFPESSTSSLTNSNNDLDMRITPSHTSLQKDSSEIHTLGGKDIDMRFLPIVSSAAQDANAANNPHATEENLDLVSTSLASLIKTPTVDYSQYLKDSNLNDDDDMDNTENTDNLLIAHDDDDDDDEENNLKISIEDDEQEEKAKNSSGNWDSDDEPLQPKPAIFDEKLINRSVTQKIDYSKPFGMYKSTEDEPETFADPVQQTRFESNVESTKKLNRHDILSRKSMYSASINTPENSGGKSPSTYKQQVSPSHNTQTMGWSPNSSNTAATITAKTSHSVKQSRPSIYDDPCNSENSDDSDPESKSSMYTDRDKDMRLGFLNLDAKIGEEGSLLNDVDLRLPFKPIMTNYIPATEIDGSITSHPPIVYKINEVDIPKPNYKDIRRNTPRPERTKDPRLRRIFGIPNDDINEKNSPRVDSLIPGMRSPPSALPQMSPVAANGPVAPRLDPRTKRNQENKLQANERNSASTKPGNPAQLDVQTILQRSSWYTDLSSKHKIMVNQQLAILTTEMKKFHNSDKSPDLLADFMQLLAGNQMLQFILTNLNVYVDDSVAFCDVPLVPPQPPPLMSVPPPNLGLPAMGIIAPVGIPPPLTKPPSLFDLPRFNCPPEVRPGLLGVAPNMPFEQFLAMGQVNKNNNPPPLLEEWIDDFDDGLGGGFTPNYERNMGNFNNMRNNSMRNNNRMGNFRNNERWNNSGGGGGNNQNRRNNNNSRRNMDKKK